In one window of Oreochromis niloticus isolate F11D_XX unplaced genomic scaffold, O_niloticus_UMD_NMBU tig00000734_pilon, whole genome shotgun sequence DNA:
- the LOC109199181 gene encoding uncharacterized protein LOC109199181, with amino-acid sequence MLTRNIDIQNGLVNGAFGKLLRVVYSENDQHIIKLGLKMDNETSGKNNRTPADDMVYIERAEENLKQKGVVRRQFPVKLAFACTIHKVQGMTTTSAVVSLKSIFEPGMAYVAVSRVTSLNGLYLLDMEEKKIFTNPEITAALENMRQANLDDMMPLLHVRQTLSRSEVFTIVHHNTEGLPAHINDIKSHHELCLADVLCLTETHLRGSFVAESLHLENYNLFKRNRHLSYTNFPQMANRNGGGVAVYVKSDIQVHEKQYIHNVTDLEFLALKVEAPVSALIAVVYRPPDYTMRPFLKNLVSLLDSLEIMDCHPIIVCGDFNENVLSIANKPILELFESRGYAQVITAPTTEKNTLLDLIFISQPERCLHSGVMKTYYSYHDPVYCVLSCDDS; translated from the coding sequence ATGCTCACCAGAAACATTGACATACAAAATGGTTTGGTTAATGGAGCTTTTGGAAAACTACTTAGAGTAGTTTACTCTGAAAATGACCAACACATCATCAAGCTTGGACTTAAAATGGATAATGAGACATCTGGAAAGAATAACCGCACACCAGCAGACGACATGGtgtacattgagagagcagaggagaatctGAAGCAGAAAGGAGTGGTACGAAGACAGTTCCCAGTGAAGCTGGCCTTTGCATGTACAATACATAAGGTACAGGGAATGACAACCACATCAGCTGTTGTCTCTCTTAAGAGCATTTTTGAGCCCGGCATGGCCTACGTAGCTGTCAGTAGAGTGACGTCTCTCAATGGACTCTATCTTCTTGatatggaggagaaaaaaatattcaccaaTCCAGAAATCACTGCAGCACTTGAGAACATGAGACAAGCCAACCTTGATGACATGATGCCTCTTCTACATGTGAGACAAACACTGAGCAGGTCAGAGGTTttcaccattgttcatcataatACAGAGGGACTGCCAGCTCACATTAATGACATCAAGAGTCACCATGAATTGTgtctagcagatgttttgtgcctaacagaaacacacctgCGGGGCTCTTTTGTCGCAGAGAGTCTCCATTTGGAAAATTACAAtttgttcaaacgcaacagacacctgtcctacacaaactttccccaGATGGCAAACAGAAATGGTGGTGGAGTTGCTGTTTATGTGAAAAGTGACATTCAAGTGCATGAAAAACAGTACATCCATAATGTAACTGACCTTGAATTTCTGGCTTTAAAGGTTGAAGCACCAGTCAGTGCTCTAATTGCagttgtgtacagacctccagactacaCTATGAGGCCATTCCTGAAAAACCTGGTAAGCCTATTAGACTCATTAGAGATCATGGACTGTCATCCCATCATAgtgtgtggtgattttaatgagAATGTTTTATCTATTGCAAACAAACCAATCCTGGAGCTGTTTGAGTCTAGGGGATACGCACAGGTCATCACTGCCCCTACCACAGAGAAGAACACACTGCTTGACCttattttcatttctcagcCAGAGCGATGTCTCCATTCTGGAGTCATGAAGACCTACTATAGTTACCATGACCctgtatactgtgtattgtCCTGTGATGATTCATGA